The nucleotide sequence AGCACCCGGCCGGATCGCCTGGCCGAAGACCCGGATCTCCCCCTCGTCGGGGGTGATCAGTCCCATCAGCATGCGCAGCGTGGTGGTCTTGCCCGCGCCGTTCGGCCCGAGCAGTCCCAGCACCTGCCCCTTCTCCACCCGGAAGGAGAGATCACGAACGGCATACCGGTCGGCGGACTTGGCGTAGCGCTTGGCGAGATCGGTGATCTGCAGCGGTACGCCGGCGAGCGCCGGGTCGGGCGGCGGGGTCGCGCCCCGGCGCCGGGCGGTCAGCAGCAGCGCGGTCGCGATCAGCAGCCCGGCCGCCGGGAGTCCCCAGACCCACCAGGGCACCGTGGCCGCCCCGGTGGTCAGGGCGGGGACGGTCGGCACGGCCAGGGGGCCGTCCACGGAGACGCGGTAGCCGGCAGGGGCGGTCGGTGAGGCGTAGGCGAGGTCGGTGGCGGCGAAGACGACCCGCAGCCGGTGACCTGCCTGCACCTGGCGGTCGATGGCGGGCATCGTCACCGTGACCGTCCGGCCCTGCCGGGCGTCCTCGATCCGCAGGGGGGTGACGAGTTGGGAGGGCAGCACCTGCTGTGTGCCGTCGGGGCCGACGTCGTAGACCTTGCCGAAGAGCACCGCGTCGCCGTTCGCGGTGACCGTGGCCCGGACGGTGGGTGAGCCGGTGATCCGCAGCGAGTGTGCGAAAGGAGGTGAGTCGAAGTGGGCGAACTGGCCCGGGAAGTCCAGCGACAGACCGAGTCCCGCGCTCGACAGCTGGGACAGACCGCCGCCGAGGCCGCCGAGGCCCGGCACGGAGGAGATGGCGGGCGGGCTGCCGCCCGCCGGGTTCTGGACGGACTGCGCGCCGCCGCTGAGCGGCACGGACACAGTCCCGCCGCCAAGCCCCGGGTAGTGGTCGGCGCTGGCGCCGCGCAGCAGGGTCTGGCCGTCGGTGGAGTCGACGCCGCCGGAGCGGCTGACCCGGAAGGCGGGCCCGGTGTCGGCGCCCGCGTCGTCCTTGAGATAGCGGTCGAACCAGGAGCTGATCCGGCCCTCGATCCGGTTCGCCTCCAGATCCCCGCCGTCGTGGCCGCCCGCGATCCAGTCGACGTCGACGGGGGCACCGTTGGCACTGATCGTCTTCGCCATGGTGTCGGCCTGGCCGAGCGGGAAGAGCGAGTCGGTCTGGCCCTGGACGATCAGCGCGGGCACGTCGATCCGGTCGCCGATCGCGGAGGGGCTGCGGGTGGCGAGCAGTTGACGCGCCGCCGCGTCCGGTTTCCCGGAGACGGCGACCCGCTGGTACATGTCGCAGAGCTGCTTCTCGAAGGTCGAGCACCCACCGCCGGTGGAGAAGAAGATCCCGGCCCAGAGCTTCTTGAACACCCCGTCGGGCATCAGCGCGTCGGCGAGATTCCAGTAGGTGATCTCGGGGGCGATGGCGT is from Streptomyces sp. NBC_00370 and encodes:
- a CDS encoding alpha/beta fold hydrolase; this translates as MDIPTPRRLGLRARWLAALAAAAVLVGAGTWTAVASDGAPTVHRQDQVMRMPGARIDTSYFTAGSGRRPAVLIGHGFGGSKDDVRGQAEKLARDGYAVLTWSARGFGRSTGKIGLNDPAYEVKDVSRLIDWLAKRPEVRLDKAGDPRVGVTGGSYGGAISLLAAGYDKRVDAIAPEITYWNLADALMPDGVFKKLWAGIFFSTGGGCSTFEKQLCDMYQRVAVSGKPDAAARQLLATRSPSAIGDRIDVPALIVQGQTDSLFPLGQADTMAKTISANGAPVDVDWIAGGHDGGDLEANRIEGRISSWFDRYLKDDAGADTGPAFRVSRSGGVDSTDGQTLLRGASADHYPGLGGGTVSVPLSGGAQSVQNPAGGSPPAISSVPGLGGLGGGLSQLSSAGLGLSLDFPGQFAHFDSPPFAHSLRITGSPTVRATVTANGDAVLFGKVYDVGPDGTQQVLPSQLVTPLRIEDARQGRTVTVTMPAIDRQVQAGHRLRVVFAATDLAYASPTAPAGYRVSVDGPLAVPTVPALTTGAATVPWWVWGLPAAGLLIATALLLTARRRGATPPPDPALAGVPLQITDLAKRYAKSADRYAVRDLSFRVEKGQVLGLLGPNGAGKTTTLRMLMGLITPDEGEIRVFGQAIRPGAPVLSRVGSFVEGAGFLPHLSGRANLELYWAATGRPPEDSQLDEALEIAGLGDALARAVRTYSQGMRQRLAIAQAMLGMPDLLILDEPTNGLDPPQIREMRDVMIRYAAAGRTVIVSSHLLSEVEQTCTHLVVMHRGQLVQTGPVAEIVGSGDTLLVTTEGEVPEPVVEKIAALPGIGSAVRTDDGVLVRLEGASTNSLVTELVRLDVAITGVGPHRRLEDAFLTLISGGSA